In Actinoplanes lobatus, the DNA window TTCGCGCTCTTCGAAGCGAACTACTTCTATTGGGTCGCCGTGTCCGGCAGGCCGGAAGACGAATGGGGGGTGCTGTTCGTCGACGCGGACTTCGAGGACTGGCTCGAGTTCGACATGTCCGCGACGGAATTCATATACAACATCCTCAGCGGGCGGCTGAAGCTCTGGGTTCTCGACGAGTATTTCCTTGATCCTCCGTACACATATATTCAATAGTCTGGTCGCCCGTCAGGCCGCGGCCACACTGAGCGAGCCGACCCTCTTGGTCCGTTTGGCCTCGTACATGGCCAGGTCGGCCCGGCCGATCAGGTCGTTGGCGGTGTCGCTGTCGCGGGCGACCGCGTAGCCGGCGCTGACCCCGATCCGCACCTGCCCGCCGACCGGGAACGGGGTCGACACCACAGCGCGGATCCGGGCGCAGATCTCGTCCAGCGCGTCAACACCCCGGCAGACGATCACAAATTCGTCGCCGCCGAGGCGGAAGACCAGGTCGCCTTGGCGCACACATCCGCGCAGGCGGTCGGCGACGGCGGCCAGCAATCGGTCGCCGGCCGCATGACCGAGCCGGTCGTTCACCGGTTTGAAGCCGTCCAGATCGCAGAAGAGCACGGCCAATCCCCCCGGCCCGCGCCGCAACTCCGTGGTGATGTGCTCCTCGCCCGCTGCCCGGTTCGGCAGGCCGGTCAGGCCGTCCCGGGTGGCGAGGCTGACCAGCGCCTGCTGAGCCTCGTCCCGGGCGCTGGACAGCCGTTCGATGCGGATCATCACGAGCGGGACGATGCTGACCGACGTGAAGGCCAAGATCAACCCGTCGATCGGCAGCCCGAGGAGCCCTCGGATCCCGACGGTCAGCGGTGCGAGGCCGACCATGAGGCCGAGTATGAGGAGTCTCCGGCGGCTGAGACGGTCGGCCGGCGGCTCGCCGGGGGCGGTCACCGCCCCCGCGCCGGGATGCAGCGCGGCACACCCCAGCAGCGCGTACGCGGCCAGGTAGACCATGTCTGTCCAGCTTGCGCGTGCGCCGGTCGACGGGTCATAGGCCAGCGCACCCACGACGTTGCCCAGCAGGCCGAGCCCGACCGCTCCGGTGAGCAACCGCACCGGCGCCTTCTCCCCAGGCCCCACGAGCGAGATGCGCAACAGCGCACCCATCGTGCCGGCCATGACGAAGACGTTGACGAAGACGACGATCTCCCGGCTGGTCGTCACGTGCTGACCGGCCAGCGCGGGGAACAGGAGCGAGTCCCAGAACAGGCCGGTCAGGGCCAGGGCGGTGACCACCGAGTCGATCAGCCCGCCGATGTCGCGCCGGCCCCGCTGCACCACCACGACCAGCGCCGCACACAGCACCAGAACTCCGCCGCCGGTCAGGAAGACCCCGGCGACGGTGCCGTCACCGGTCACCCGGCCCTCGACGATCACCAGCCAAGCCCAGATGCTGTTGCCGACGTTGTAGAGCAGGATCGCACCGAGCAACAGCCACCACGAGAGTCGCTCGCCCGGCGCGGCCCGCCGAAGGGCCACCACCACGCACGGCAGCGCGCCCAGCGCCACCAGCAGAAACGGGAGATGCCGCAGGTGGTCGGGCCAGAGAAGAAAGGTCACGACCAGGACACCGGCCATGGCGGCAAACCAACGCCCAGGGAGCATAGCCCCACAGTCGGCGGGCCGCCGCGCTACTTGAGCGCATGCCGCCGTACCACGCCTCGAAGACCATGTGGCCCGCGGCGACCCGTCGGCGCATGAGGGCTGAGGAGCGCCGTGGGCCCGCCCCCGGTGGTCCCGTACGAGTATGGGACCACCGGGAGCGGTGCCTTCGATCAGTTCATGGTGGCGCCGATGGTGCTGCTGCCTGTGGTCAGGAATGTGGTGGCGGGCAGGGTGCCGCTGGACGAGCGGGCGTTGTACGTGGTCGTAGCGTTGGTGGAGATGAACGACGGGGTGCTGATGCCGCTGTCCCAGTTGTTGCCGGACGAGGTGACCGAGGAGCCCTTGTTCACCAGGCCGCTGCCGTTGCTCACGGCGAGGTTCTTGCCGAGTTTCGCCGCGCCGGTGGCGAAGTAGTAGCCCCAGCTGCCGTTGGCGTAGGCGGTGGTGCGGTTGATGACGATCGCGCCCTTGTTGGAGTTCTCGGTGAATCCGTTGCCCGCGTTGTCCCAGGCCGCCGAGTTGTTCACCACGTGCGCCACGGTCTCGCCGTCGCCGCCGAGCTTGTAGCCGTTGCCGTCGCCGGCGAAGGCGGAGTCGCTCCAGCGGTTCTTGCCGTTGCCGAACGACCAGGTGTGCTCGATGGTGACCGGTGAGGAGAACGACCACAGGTCGATGCCGTCGTCGGAGTTGTTGTACAGGCGGGCGCCGGTGATCAGGTTGCCGGTGCCGGAACCGTACTTGACGGCGATACCGTCGGCGTTCTCCCCGTGCTCGGCGGCGTCGTAATGACCGTACGAATCGATGTTCTTGACCGTGTTGTTGATCGTGTCGGCGCCGGTGAGCGTGAAGCCGGAGTCGCCGCCGTTGATCGTCTTGATGTTGTTCCAGTTCGTGCCGGTGCACGACTGGCAGACCACCGCGCTGTCCGGGGAGTCCTGGAAGGTGATGTTGGAGACGTTCCAGTAGTCGGCGGTCAGCTTGAAGATCCAGGAGCCGCTGGGCAGACTCGAACCAGAGATCTTCACAACCTCGCTACCGTACGCGGTGAGCGTCACCGGCGCGGACGAGGTGCCGTTGGCCGTGGACTGCAGGGTGGCCGTCGGGTAGTACGTACCGGCGCGGACCTGGATGACGGTGCCGGCGGTGGCGTTCTTGATGGCGTTGGACAGATCCGTCACGTTGCTGACGACCACGGTGGCCGCCGACGCCGGGGCGGCGAGCAGGACGGCTCCGACAGCGGCGACAGCGGATGCGGCGAGAACATTCCGCATGGTTCTCATGGCGCGGCTTTCCTTTCGGTGGGGATGGGCTGACCGGTCCACAGGACGCGGTGGCCTTGGGGGAGGCCGCCGGTATCGGGATGTCCGGCGTGTCGGGGTGGGGCGGGGCCGCTCCCGCCGTTCGCCGAGCAACGGCATCGTCCTGGGGGGAACGATGCTCGTCACGCCGGATGGTCAGCATATTGAGCTATTTGACTGGACCCTACATGCCCGTGGATCAATCGAAGCTCGGTATTTGCTGTGAAATCAGGTGCCGGGCCAGGCCGGCGAGCGTCGCGGTCGGGTACGCGGCCGCGATGATCGCGAGCACCGGTGCGACGAGCGTGTGCGGGCGCTGGAGGAGGCGGTATCCAGTGCGAACCCCTTTCCAGTTCGGTGACCGTCGTCTATAACTAACTAACTGGTACGTTAATTCGGATCGAATGGACCGCCTGCCGGACCGGTCGGGGTCCGGGGCAGGAAGGCGGAGCGATCGTGCTCATCGCCGAACATGACAATGCCCACGACCGGATCGACACGCCGGGCGGCAGTCCCCGGCTGTCCATCGCCACCGCCTGCCTCTCCGGGACGATCGAGGACAAGTTGGCCGCCGCCGCCGCGGCCGGGTTCGACGGGATCGAGATCTTCGAGAACGACCTGATCGCCTCGGCCTGGTCGCCGGCCCGGATCCGGCAGGAGTGCGCCCGCCGGGGCCTGACGATCGAGGCGTACCAGCCGTTTCGTGACTTCGAGGCGGTCCCGGCCCGGCGGTTGCGGGCCAACCTGCGCCGGGCCGACCGCAAGCTCGACGTCCTTGAACAGCTCGGCGCGAAGACCCTGCTGGTTTGCTCGTCGGAGTCACCGGATGCCGTGGACGACGACGATCTGGCCGCCGCGCACCTGCACGAGCTGGCCGAGCGGGCCCAGCGCCGCGGCGTGCGGATCGCCTATGAGGCCCAGTCATGGGGCCGGCACGTGAACACGTCGGCCCACGCGTGGCAGATCGTGCGCCGCGCCGACCATCGTGCGCTCGGTCTGTGCCTGGACAGCTTCCACGTGCTGTCGCGTGACGAGGACCCGGCACAGATCGCGGTGATTCCCGCCGCCAAGGTGTTCCACCTGCAACTGGCCGACGCACCCCGGTTGAAGATGGACGTCGCCGAGTGGAGCCGTCACCACCGGTTCTTTCCCGGCCTGGGCTCCTTCGACCTGACCGGGTTCGTCGCCCGGATCCTCGCCGCCGGCTACGACGGGCCGCTGTCGCTGGAGGCGTACAACGACATCTCCTGCCAGGCCGACCCCCGGCATGCCGCGATCGACGGCATGCGCTCGTTGTTGACCCTGATTCCGTCGGCCGGTCTGCCCGCGGCTCCGCGGCTGGGCGGGCACGTCTTCACCGAGCTGGCCGTCGACGACACCTCCGGCCCGGCTGTCGAAAGGACCCTGACGGCGCTTGGTTTCCTCCGTACCGGGCGGCACCGCTCCAAGCCGGTTCACCTGTGGGAACAGGGTGATGCCCGGGTGCTGCTCAACTTCGCGCCGCAGCGACGGGTGGATCCGGGCGCCGCGGTGATCTGCGCCCTGGCCGTGGAGAGCGACGACCCGGCCCGGTCGGCGCAACGCGCGGACCGGCTGCTGGCGCCGGTGCTGCCCCGGGCCCGGCAGCCGGAAGAAGCGGACCTGACCTCGGTGGCCGCCCCCGACGGCACCGCCGTGTTCTTCTGCCGCCCCGGCACCGATGGCGGCTGGCGCGGCGACTTCACTCCGACCGGTGTGGTGGCGCGCACGGACGGCCTGGTCACCGCTACCGACCACATCGCGCTCACCGAGTCCGTCGACGACTTCGACCAGGTGGCGCTCTTCTACCGATCGGTCCTCGGCCTGCGGTCCGGGCCGGCGACGGAGCTGGCGGCACCGTTCGGGCTGCTGCGCAGCCGGTCGGCGACAGACACCGAGCACGGCGTACGGATAACCCTCAACACCGCACCCCTGCGCCGTGGCATCTGGGCGCCGGGCATCCCGAACCCGCAGCATGTGGCGTTTGCCAGCGACGACGTGATCGCCGCCGCCCGGTCGATGCGGGAGCTGGGCGCCCCGGTGCTGCGAATCCCTGACAACTATTACGACGACCTGGATGCCCGCCTCGCGCCGCCGCCGGAGCTGCTGGCCGTGCTGCGCGAGCACTCGATTCTGTACGACAGCGACGCCTGCGGTGAGTACCTGCACTTCTACACGCAGATGCTCGGCTCTCGGCTGTTCTTCGAGGTGGTGCAGCGCATCGGCGACTACACCGGTTACGGGTCGCCGGGCACGGTCGCGGTGCGGATGGCCGCCCACCGGCACCGCCGGCTGCGGGACCTGCGTGACACCGGCAGCCACCCGCACGACTACTCCCTGGCCCATCTGACCGCGCTGAGCCTCTCCCCGCCGGAACTGGTGGAGGCCGCGGCATCCGCCGGATACCGGTATGTAGGAATCCGGCTGACCCGGGTCACACCGCATGAACCGCACTATCCGCTCGCGACCGATCCCGCCCTGATGCGCACCACGAAGGTGCGCCTCGCGGCCACCGGCGTGGAGGTTCTCGACATCGAGCTGGCCCGGATCGGCCCGGACGAGGACCCCCGCGACTTCCAGCGCTTCCTGGAAGCGGGCGCGGAGCTCGGCGCCCGGCACGTCATCACCCAGCTCCCGGATCCGGACCGGGCCCGCAAGGTGGACCGCTTCGCGCGCCTGTGCGAGATGGCCCGACCGCTCGGCCTGACCGTCGACCTGGAGTTCCCGTCGTGGACCGAGACCCCGGACCTGACCGAGGCGGCCCGGGTGCTGCGGGCCGCCGGGCAGCCCAACGGCGGCATGCTGATCGACCTGCTGCACTTCGCCCGTTCCGGGTCCAGCGTCGCCGACCTGCGGGAACTGCCCGCGGAGTGGTTCCACTTCGCACATGTCTGCGACGCGCCCGCGGCGATCCCGGCGACCAGCGAGGGGCTGATCCACACCGCCCGCTTCGAGCGTCTGTATCCGGGCGACGGCGGGATCGACCTGGACGGCATTCTGGCCGCGTTGCCACCCGGTCTGCCGTACGCGCTGGAGATTCCCCGGGCCCAGACGGTGGCCCAGGTCGGCGCGAAGGAACACGCCCGCCTGGCGCTGGCCGCGGCTCGCGGCCGTCTCGACCAGGTAGCGTCGGCAGCGGCCTGACCATGCGGGCCTCCACCCATCTGTCCGTGATCCGGTTCGCGTCTACCGGCAGAAGGGTTTGCGGCCCATGGCTGATTCGATGCCACCGAGGACATGCGCCTTGAAATACGTGCCGTCGGTGTTCCACGCTGCCACCTCGTGGCCGAGAGTGGTCACCCACGAGCGGCCGCCGTCGTAGTACTGGCACCACGAGACCGGGTGGTTACGTCCGTGGCCGGGATGGCCGCTGCCGCCGGTCGCGCCGTCGGGCAGAGTGGCCTCGTCGACCGTGGCGAGGATACGCACGCCGGTGGGGAACGGGACCAGGTTGTACCACTCGTCGGTGAAGTCCCAGCGGCCCGGCAACCCGGCCGTGGAGGCGTCGCGGCGGCTGGTGGTGACGACGGTGCCGGGCTGGTTACGGCCGTGGTCGTAGTAGTTGGTGCCGCCGAGCAGTCCTTCGTACCATTCCCAGTTGTATTCCGTACCGAAGGCGTTGTGAATGCCGACGAACCCGCCGCCGCCCCGGATGTATTGCCGTAGCGCGGTCTGTGCGGGGTCGTCGAGCGCGTCGCGGGTGGTGCTCATGAAGATGACCGCGTTGTAGCGGAAGAGCCGGGCGGGGGAGTTGAGCTGGGTGACGTCCTCGGTCCAGTCGACCGCGAACCCGTTGTCGGCACCGAGTTCGACGAGTCCGCTCTGGGCGGCGTTCGCCGCGGTCAGCGGTGGGTTGAGGCCGGCGGCGAGCACCGGGCCGAGATGGGCGTGGCGGGGCCCGGCGGTACGGCTGTAGACCAGCACCCGGTACCCGTCGGTGGCCGGGTCGAAGTTGCCCCAGTCGTGGTAGCAGGAGGGGTCGGGGCCGCGGCAGACGCCGTATTCGACGCGGCCGAGGTTCCGGGCGGAGCTGTCGGGTCCTGCGCCCGACGGCGAGGGGCCGGCCGCCGGGCGCAGGACGGCGCTGCCGACCAGGATCACGGCTGCGGTCAGGGCTGCGGTCAGGGCTGCGGCGAGCAGCGGGTGGAGTCTCGTGAAGGACATGGGGCGGCTCCTGGATGGTGGAGACCAGCCGGTCAGGCGTCTCCGTGGAGGGTGGTGGGCAGGATCGACGGTGGCATCGGTCCTTTGTTGCGGCGGCCCTGGCCGGTCTCCTCCCAGGCGTGGGCGAGGATGCCGACGCTGCGGCTGAGCACGAACAGACCGCGAGCCAGCGGCGGTGGAAAGCCGAGTTCGCCGTAGACGACCGCCGTGCAGCCGTCGATGTTGATCGGCACCGGGTGGATCAGTTCTTCGACGGCGCGGGCGGCGCGCAGGTGGTGGCCGTCGACGGTGCCGTCGGTGACAGCCTGTTCGACCAGGTTGAGCAGAGGTTCGCGGCGCGGGTCGAGGGTGTGGAAACGGTGGCCGAACCCGGGCAGGTACTTCGACCGGGCCTGCCAGGAGGCGATCACCGTGGCGGCGTCGCGGTCGTGGATCTCCCGCAGCAGTGTCAGGCACTGCTCACCGGCGCCCCCGTGCACGTCACCGAGCAGGTTCACTCCGGTCGCCACGGCGTTGTTGAGGCCGACTCCGCAGGTGGCGGCCATCCGGGCGACCGCGATCGACGGCGCGTGCGGCCCGTGGTCCACCGATGACACGAGTGCCGCTTCGAGGAGCCGCTCCTGCGCGGGCGCCGGTGGTTCTCCGCGCAGCATCAGCCAGATGATCCCGGCGAAGGAGGTGGTGCCGATCAGGTCCTGGACCGGTCGCCCGCGCAGTTCGATGACGTTCGGTGCGACGCGGGAGACGGCGGTGCCCCACCAGTCGGCGACGTCCTCGACGGTCACGGCGCGGCCACCTCCTTGAACTCGGCGTTGTGCTCTCCCAGTAGCGGCGGCGGTGCCGGTGGGCGCATCGGTACGCCGTCGACGAGGACACCGTTGCCGCTGACCCGCAGGGTGCGGCCGGGATGTGCGGGGAACTCCAGGTCGGTGAAGAAGCCGCGGTCGCGCAGTTGGTCGAGCTGGGCGGCCTGTGCGACGGTCAGGATCCGGGCGGCGGGAACACCGGCGGCGGCCAGCAGGGTCTCCCATTCCCCCGCGGGCCGCCGCCGGAGCGCGGTGTCGATCTCGTCGTTGAGTGCCGCCCGGTGCTGTTTGCGGGCCTCCCGTTCGGCGAACCGTTCGTCGGTGGCCAGGTCAGGCCGTCCGATCAGCCGGCACAGGGTCTCGAACTGTTCCTGCCGGTTGGCGGCGATGTTGAGCGGCCCGTCGGCGGCGTGGAAGGTGCCCGACGGCGCCGCGGTCGCGTTCTGGTCGCCCATGGGCTCCGGCGGAACCCCGCTGACCAGGTAGTTCGACATGGCCCAGCCCATCGCCGACAGCGATGTCTCGAGCATGGACACATCAAGGGCGACCCCTTTTCCGGTACGGGTACGCCCGGCCAGTGCCGCCGAGATGGACAGTGCCGCGACGAGTCCACCGACGGTGTCCGAGACGGGGAAGCCGACCCGCAGCGGCGCGGTATCCGGAGTGCCGGTGACGCTCATCATCCCGGACAGGCCCTGGATGATCTGGTCGTAGGCGGGCGCGTGGCGCATCGGCCCGGTCTGGCCGAATCCGGAGATGGCGCAGTAGATCAGCCGTGGGTTGAGCCGGTGCAGGACCTCCCAGCCATAGCCGAGGCGGTCCAGTACGCCGGCGCGGAAGTTTTCCAGCAGGACGTCGGCCTCGTGGACGAGGCTCTCGAAGACGGTGCGGTCGCCGGTGTCCTTCAGGTCCAGTTCGACGGACTTCTTGCCGGCGTTCTGGGCGAGGAACGAGGCGCCGAGGGCAGCACGGTTGAGCGCGGGTTCGGGGCCGAGGGAACGGGCCAGATCCCCGTTGCCGGGTCGTTCGATCTTGACGATCTCGGCCCCGAGGAGCATCAGCTGGTAGCTGCAATAGGGGCCGGCCAGGACGTTGGTCAGGTCGAGGACCCGGATGCCGTGCAGGGGTCGGTCGTCATCCATGGGCGTGCCCTTCGGTCGGCATGGGCGGGAATCGATGTCGGCCATTGCCAGGGGACTTCGCGGCCCGTACGTTACACCTAGTCCACAGGACGGTCTAGAAGGACCACCACGCGGATCGCTTAGAGGAGTGGCGATGGCCGACAAACCTGAGATAACCCAGGTCGGAAGCCTGATCGGAGGTGTTTGGGTGACCGATGGTCCGCAGGTCGAACGGACCGGCCCGTGGACCCGCCTGGTCGTCAGCACGGCACGCCAGGCCCAGCTGCAGGAGGTGGCGACTGCTCTGACGTACGCCCGGGCGGGAGCGAAGGCCGTCGCCCGCATGCCGCCCGCCGACCGTGCCGACATCCTCGATCGCGCCGCCGCCGAAGCCGTACACCGCCGTACCGAACTCGCCGAACTGCTCGCCCTGGAGCTCGGCAAACCGGTCAAGGACGGTCGCGGCGAGATCGACCGGGTCGCGGACACGTTCGCCGTGTGTGCCGCCGAGGCCCGCCGGATCGGGGGTGAGGTGCTGCCGGTCGCCGGCTGGGGACGTGGCGTCGGCACCACCGCGCTCACCCAGCGGACGCCGATCGGGATCGCGCTGGCCATCACCCCGTTCAACGCGCCCGCCAACCTCCTGGCGCACAAGCTCGGCGCCTCCTTCGCCGCCGGCAACACCACGCTGGTCAAACCCCCGCCGCAGGCGCCCGCATCGTCGGTTGCCGTGGTGCGACTGCTGCTCGACTGCGGGTTGCCACCCGAGGCGGTGCAGGTGTTGCACGGCGGTGCCGAGGTCGGTGCGGCCCTCAGCGCGGCGTCCGAGGTCGGCGTCATCAGCTTCACCGGCAGCCCGGAGACGGGCGCGGCCGTAGCTCGTGCGGCGGGGGCGAAACGTCTGGTCATGGAGCTCGGCGGGAACGCCGCGACGATCGTCTGCGAGGACGCGGACATCGCGGCGGCGGCCCGGGTGTGTGCCGCGACCGGGTACAGCAACTCGGGCCAGAGCTGCATCTCGGTGCAGCGCATCTACGTGGACCGGCGCCGCTACGACGAGTTCGTCGACGCGTTCACCCGCGAGGTCGAGAAGCTGACCGTCGGCGACCCCAGCGATCCCGGCACCGACGTCGGCTCGATGGTCGACGACCACGCCGCCGAACGGGTCGTCAGCTGGGCCCGCGAGGCGGTCACGGGTGGGGCGTCGATCACCACCGGCGGCCACCGTGACGGGGCCACGGTCATCCCCACGGTCGTGGCCGCACCACCGGCCGACGCGCGGTTGATCCGGGACGAGGTGTTCGGGGCGGTGGTCAGCGTGACCGCATTCGATGAGTTCGACCAGGTGCTGACAACCTGCAACGACAGCCGGTACGGCCTACAGGCGGGCCTGTTCACCTTCGACGTCCGCCGGATCTTCACCGCCTGGCGTGAACTGGAGGTCGGCGGTCTCGTCGTCAACGGCTCGTCGAACTTCCGCCTCGACCACGTCCCGTTCGGCGGCGTCAAGGACTCCGGGTTCGGCCGCGAGTCGCCACGCTGGATGATCGACGACTACACGTCGGTCAAGACGCTGCTCCTGCGCGGCATCTCTTAACGATCCCCACGGATGAATCCGGGGGATTTCCCTCCGGGGCCAGGCCCTGGATTCCCAGCTCGGACCGCACCTGATCCACCATCCCGGTAGGAGGCGATCAGATGTCTCACGTCGTCGGCACTGGCACGGTCGCGTTCAGCCGTGGCGAGGATCGTCCTCGCGGCGTTGAGGTCACGGTCTGCGGTGTAGCCGCAGGCCGCGCACTCGAAGACTCTTACGCCCAGTCCGAGGCGGTGATTGGCTCTCTCGCCGCACGCGGAGCAGGTCATCGTGGTGTAGGCGGGCGGCACCAGCACCACCTTCCGGCCCGCCCGCATGCCACGCTCGACAAGTTCCCGCTTGCACGCGCCGATCGCCGCGTCAGCGGCCTTACCGGCCATCCGCGACTTGGCGAGGAACTTCGGCTTGAAGTCCTCCACAGCGATCAGGCTGTGATGCTCGGTGACGTTCTTCGCCCAGACACGGGCGTCGTAGGTGTTCTGCCGAGCCGCCCTCTTCGCGATCCGGGCGGCCTGCCGTTTCGCGGTCTGGTAGCCCTTCGACTGCGGCCGGCCCTTCGGCCGGCGGCGGCGAGCCATCCTGCGCTGCGCCTTGGCCAGTTCAGCCGCGCACCGTTTGCGGTGGCCGAGGTGCGGCAGGTCGAACCGGGGGTTGGTGGTGGCGGCGGTCGTGGTTACGCCCCAGTCGACGCCGATACCGGGCAGGTCCGCCCCGGGTGTGTCGATCGTGTCCCGACGGATTACGAACGAGGCGTACCAATGCCCGAGGCCGTCGCGGTAGACCCGCACGCTGGACGGGTCGCACGGCAGCTCCCGGGACCACACGACCGGGATCGTGACCCTACCCGGCAGGCGAAGCCGACCGCCCTGGATCGAGAAGCCCCGAGTCGTGTACTCCAAACTCGGCAACGCGTCCTTGAGCCGCTTGACCTTCGGACGGCCCCGCCCCTTCACCGTGAACCAATGGTTCAGGGCCGCCCCGTAGGTGCGCAGCGTCTGCTGCTGGGCGACCTGCGACCCGGCCTGCAGCCAGGCGTTACGGCTCCGAGCCTCGGTCAGCAGCTTGGACAGCTTGCCGAACGTCGGCTTGCGGCGAGTCCTCTGCTGGTGGACGGCTTCGTTCCACAGCCACCGGCAGCGACCCCACTCGCCGAGAAGTGCGGCCTCCGCGATGCGGCCGGGCCGCAGGCGGTAGGTGTAACGCACCGTCTCATCCACATCGGACACCATACCCGCGCAGCCCAACGACCCTGGAGACCGTGAAGAGGTATGTGGAGAACCAGCGCAATGTCTGACCAGACGCCTATCCGCCTTGACGGCGGATCGGCTATCCCTGACCTGCTCCGCAGGAGTCCCGTTTCCTCCCCACGGCTAAAGCCGGGGGTTTCCACGGAAGATTTTCGATGAGCGACACCGCCGCCGAGGCCCTGGTCGCCCAGCTCGAGTCGTACGGTGTCGAGCACATCTTCGGCACCTGCGGGCACACCAACATCGCCCTGCTCGACGCGATCGGCCGCAGCCGGATCCGGTTCGTGATCGCCCGCCACGAGCAGGCCGCCGCGCACGCCGCCGACGGCTACGCCCGCGCCACCGGCCGGACCGGGGTCGTGCTGCTGCATGTCGGCCCCGGCATGACCAATGCCGTCACCGGTGTGATGACCGCGGCCCTCGACTCGGTGCCGCTGGTCGCGATCGCGGGGGACGTCCCGTCCTACTACTTCGGCCGGCACCCGCACCAGGAGGTGAACCTGCACGCCGACGGCGACCAGACCGCGATCTACCGGCCGTTCGTCAAACGCGCCTGGCAGGTCCACCGGGCCGAGGACCTGGCCCGATTCACCGAACGCGCGTTCTGGACGGCCGCCTCCGGCCGGCCCGGGGCTGTGCTGCTCAGTGTGCCGATGGATCACTTCTCCCGGCCGTTGCCCGCCGTGCGGGAGTATCCGCTCGCCGTGGTGCGGCGGCCGGACCTGCCGGCCGAGGTGGCCGAGCAGATCGCCGGGCTGCTCCTGCAGGCCCAGCGGCCACTGGTCTACCTGGGCGGTGGGCTGCGGCGCGGGCCCGGCCTGGACGCGCTGCGGGAACTGGTCGAGCACCTCGACATCCCGGTCGTGCACTCACTGATGGCCAAAGGCACCCTGTCCGACGACCATCCGCTGCTGCTGGGCATGCCCGGGTTCTGGGGACTGGAGATCACCAACCGGTACACCCGGGAAGCCGACGTGGTCCTGGCCCTGGCCACCCGGTTCGCCGAGACCGACGCCAGCAGTTGGGACCGCCGCTACACGTGGCAGTTCCCGCCCGGGCGGCTGATCCAGATCGACATCGACCCGGCGGAGATCGGCCGGAACTTCCCGGTCGCCGTCGGTGCGGTCGCCGACGTCACCCGGGCAGTCCAGGCGATCAACACTGCCGTGCGCGCCCGGCAATCCGAGCCCCGGCCGCACGAAGGCCTTCGGGAGACCATCACCGCGGCGCGGCGGACCCTGTTCGCCGACAGCCGGGGACGCGGAGCCAGCGACAGGTTCCCCCTGCGCCCGGAGCGGATCCTCGCCGACCTGCGCGAGATCCTGCCGGCGGACGCGGTGCTGGTCACCGACGTGGGCTGGAACAAGAACGGCGTCGCCCAATGCTATGAGCTGCCGGAACAGGGGCGGTTCATCACGCCGGGCGGGGCGTCCACGATGGGGTTCGGGCCGGCGGCCGCCGTCGGGGTGCAGATCGCCGAACCGGACCGCACGGTGGTCGCGCTGGTCGGCGACGGCGGGATGAGCGCCCAGCTGCCGGCGCTGCCGATGGCCGTCGAGCAGGGCGCGCCGGTGATCTTCGTGGTGATGAACAACGGATCCCACGGCACCATCAGTGACCTGCAAGCCGTGAACTTCGGCCAGAGCTACGGCTGTGACTTCACCGGGCCGGACGGCAAACCGTACAGCCCGGATTTCGCCGCCCTGGGCCGTGCCTGCGGCGCCGACGGCTACAACCTTACGACCGCCGACGGTCTCGGCGAGGCCCTGCGGACGGCACTGGCCGCACGCCGGCCGGCCGTCATCGATGTGCCGATGGTCAACGAGCCGGTGCCCACCCCGGGCCACTGGAACATCAAGGACATCTACCAGGGCGTCTTCGAATAGCC includes these proteins:
- a CDS encoding GGDEF domain-containing protein, with the translated sequence MAGVLVVTFLLWPDHLRHLPFLLVALGALPCVVVALRRAAPGERLSWWLLLGAILLYNVGNSIWAWLVIVEGRVTGDGTVAGVFLTGGGVLVLCAALVVVVQRGRRDIGGLIDSVVTALALTGLFWDSLLFPALAGQHVTTSREIVVFVNVFVMAGTMGALLRISLVGPGEKAPVRLLTGAVGLGLLGNVVGALAYDPSTGARASWTDMVYLAAYALLGCAALHPGAGAVTAPGEPPADRLSRRRLLILGLMVGLAPLTVGIRGLLGLPIDGLILAFTSVSIVPLVMIRIERLSSARDEAQQALVSLATRDGLTGLPNRAAGEEHITTELRRGPGGLAVLFCDLDGFKPVNDRLGHAAGDRLLAAVADRLRGCVRQGDLVFRLGGDEFVIVCRGVDALDEICARIRAVVSTPFPVGGQVRIGVSAGYAVARDSDTANDLIGRADLAMYEAKRTKRVGSLSVAAA
- a CDS encoding TIM barrel protein, translating into MLIAEHDNAHDRIDTPGGSPRLSIATACLSGTIEDKLAAAAAAGFDGIEIFENDLIASAWSPARIRQECARRGLTIEAYQPFRDFEAVPARRLRANLRRADRKLDVLEQLGAKTLLVCSSESPDAVDDDDLAAAHLHELAERAQRRGVRIAYEAQSWGRHVNTSAHAWQIVRRADHRALGLCLDSFHVLSRDEDPAQIAVIPAAKVFHLQLADAPRLKMDVAEWSRHHRFFPGLGSFDLTGFVARILAAGYDGPLSLEAYNDISCQADPRHAAIDGMRSLLTLIPSAGLPAAPRLGGHVFTELAVDDTSGPAVERTLTALGFLRTGRHRSKPVHLWEQGDARVLLNFAPQRRVDPGAAVICALAVESDDPARSAQRADRLLAPVLPRARQPEEADLTSVAAPDGTAVFFCRPGTDGGWRGDFTPTGVVARTDGLVTATDHIALTESVDDFDQVALFYRSVLGLRSGPATELAAPFGLLRSRSATDTEHGVRITLNTAPLRRGIWAPGIPNPQHVAFASDDVIAAARSMRELGAPVLRIPDNYYDDLDARLAPPPELLAVLREHSILYDSDACGEYLHFYTQMLGSRLFFEVVQRIGDYTGYGSPGTVAVRMAAHRHRRLRDLRDTGSHPHDYSLAHLTALSLSPPELVEAAASAGYRYVGIRLTRVTPHEPHYPLATDPALMRTTKVRLAATGVEVLDIELARIGPDEDPRDFQRFLEAGAELGARHVITQLPDPDRARKVDRFARLCEMARPLGLTVDLEFPSWTETPDLTEAARVLRAAGQPNGGMLIDLLHFARSGSSVADLRELPAEWFHFAHVCDAPAAIPATSEGLIHTARFERLYPGDGGIDLDGILAALPPGLPYALEIPRAQTVAQVGAKEHARLALAAARGRLDQVASAAA
- a CDS encoding right-handed parallel beta-helix repeat-containing protein; amino-acid sequence: MRTMRNVLAASAVAAVGAVLLAAPASAATVVVSNVTDLSNAIKNATAGTVIQVRAGTYYPTATLQSTANGTSSAPVTLTAYGSEVVKISGSSLPSGSWIFKLTADYWNVSNITFQDSPDSAVVCQSCTGTNWNNIKTINGGDSGFTLTGADTINNTVKNIDSYGHYDAAEHGENADGIAVKYGSGTGNLITGARLYNNSDDGIDLWSFSSPVTIEHTWSFGNGKNRWSDSAFAGDGNGYKLGGDGETVAHVVNNSAAWDNAGNGFTENSNKGAIVINRTTAYANGSWGYYFATGAAKLGKNLAVSNGSGLVNKGSSVTSSGNNWDSGISTPSFISTNATTTYNARSSSGTLPATTFLTTGSSTIGATMN
- a CDS encoding ThuA domain-containing protein, coding for MSFTRLHPLLAAALTAALTAAVILVGSAVLRPAAGPSPSGAGPDSSARNLGRVEYGVCRGPDPSCYHDWGNFDPATDGYRVLVYSRTAGPRHAHLGPVLAAGLNPPLTAANAAQSGLVELGADNGFAVDWTEDVTQLNSPARLFRYNAVIFMSTTRDALDDPAQTALRQYIRGGGGFVGIHNAFGTEYNWEWYEGLLGGTNYYDHGRNQPGTVVTTSRRDASTAGLPGRWDFTDEWYNLVPFPTGVRILATVDEATLPDGATGGSGHPGHGRNHPVSWCQYYDGGRSWVTTLGHEVAAWNTDGTYFKAHVLGGIESAMGRKPFCR